The Geomonas ferrireducens DNA segment GCCGGTGGGAGGTTCGGCGCAGGCTGCGCGCCAGGAGCGCAAGGATCACTTGGACCCTGCCACGCTAACCACGGATAACGCCCTGGTACTCGGCAACCCCAAGGGGAAGAAGAAGCTCTACGTCTTCACCGACCCGGAGTGCCCGTATTGCGCGAAGGCACACGTCGAGCTGAAAAAACTGGCGGCCATGGAGCCCGACCTTGCCATCTACATCAAGCTCTTCCCGCTCAAGATGCACCCGAAGGCCTACGACAAGTCCCGCGTAATCCTGTCGCGCAATTCGATGGAACTCCTCGACCAGTCCTTCGCAGGGAAGCCGCTTCCCGCCGCGACCGATAAGGATGCGAAGAAACCGGTCGATGATACTATCAGTTTCGCCGCCGCCAACGGCATCAACTCGACCCCGACACTCGTGCTCCAGAACGGGCGCATCGTCGTCGGCTACCAGGATGCGGCGGCCATGCAGCAGTTGCTGACAAGGTAAGCGACATTGAATCACGCACATCTTCGACCGAATCAAATCTCCAATACGAGGTGTTCAATGGGAACCACTATGAACAGGCTCTTCATCAAGAAATTGCTGCTCATTTTATCTGTCATGCTTGTCCCAGCCTCAGTATTGGCTGCTACTGATCCGGGTGATAACTGGTGCATAACCCCGGCCTTCATCTCCGGCGGTATCAAGCCGAACCTTTTGCTGATGATCGATAACTCGGCCAGTATGTACGATTTAGGCTACATCGCGGGATCGACCTCGGCTGCCCCGACCTATACCTGCGGCACCGGGTCCGGCTCCGCTACGGTTTCTTCGTCCTATTGCTTCGACAACACCTACGACAATACCAAGGACTACGAAGGGTACTTCAGCAAGCTCAACAGCGACGGTACTTTTACCTATCCCGTGTACCAGTACTCGGGCGGGAAGTTCCAAGAGATCACAACCGGCGTTCCCACCGACACCGGCACCGGGATTTACCGGACCAGTTACGTCTTCATACAGATGTCCGGCAGCAGCAGTGCTACACCTCCCGACAGGGTCGTATCTTCCTTCATAGCCAGCGGCAGGTTCCTCAACTGGCTTGCGGCCTCGAAGTTCGACATCGAGAAGAAGATCCTGACTGGCGGCAAGTACGGCTCCGGCGTGCTGCAAAGCGAGAGCAGGGGGTGCGTGGGGCGGCGCTTCGTGAAGGTCTTACCCGCTCTCTCCGGCCTTTCATTTGCGGTGCGCGGTCCTACCGCCGTGGAACCCTACTACGACCCGAGCACGCAGGGCGGAGGTACCCGCATCGAGATCTTCGAGGGGACCTACAACCAGAGTGACTGCCAGTGCGCGGTCTACAACTGGAGCAGCGGGAACTACGGCCAGGCCAGCACCGATACCAAGAACTGCCTGTCCACCACCAATGCAGACAACGCACTTGCCACCATCAACCACACCCAGCAGGCCTGCTGGAAGATCAAGGACAACATCAGGACCGGGGCGACCGGCGACGCAATCTGGCAGGGGGTGAGCATCAACAGCCTCGAGACCGCATGCGACAACGTTTATTCAGACCCTAAAAACCCGATTTCCCCGTCTGCCATCACCGACGAGTCCAGCGGCAACTACATCTGCACCAGTGCGGCGACCCACACGGCCCCGGTCGCACCATACATCGGCACCAGCTCGGACACCACCGGTTTCATCGGCAAGTGCTATAACCTGGGCGGCACCAAGTTCGGCGGCGGAAGCTCGACAGATGACTGCGTGAAGAACGAGATCCTGCACTACTGCATGGGGCAGAACTCCGCCGAGGTAACCGACCCTTCCTCGGTCATCCCCACCAGCGGCAACATCCCGTCGGTACTGATGGACGCCGGCGTGCGCGCCATCGGCTCGCCGGTCGGCCCTGCAGGGAAGCCGGGTTACTGCTCCCGCGCTACCTCGACCACCTGCTCCACCGATGGGGACTGCACCGCAAAGGTGTGCTCCAACGCTCCGAGCACGAGCTGCACCAGCGATGCGAACTGCACCTCACCCGGCGTCTGCGTGCCACAAACCTGCAACAACCCCTTCTACGCAAAGGTGGCCGTCTCATCCGCACCGAGCGGCCTCATCAACGACTTTGCCGGCAGCATTCGTTTCGGCGTGATGAGCTTCAACAAGTTCGGCTCTGCGAGCGAGTGCGGATCCATCCTCGACATGCCTTGTCCCAAGTTCTGCTCCGGCAACACCAACAAGGTCTGCAGCAAAGATGCGGACTGCCTTAGCAGTCTGAACGAAGGGACCTGTCAGGACCCCACGCCCCCGAATAGGGATGGCGGCGTGGTGCTCAACACCATCGGCTCGGCCGTCGGCGACCACAGCTCCGGCATTATCAACACCATCGACGGCCTCCAAGCGGTTTCCTGGACCCCCTTCGCCGAGGCGTACTACAACGCCATCGCCTATTTCGTCAAGGATGCCACCGCGACCACGGCTACCTTGAACTCGACCAAGT contains these protein-coding regions:
- a CDS encoding DsbC family protein gives rise to the protein MSLWKVLATFTFAAAVSFSSQAFAMSQGCTGECASCHSITLQEASGLLKEIGSVKDVKPAPVRGLYEVTFEQQGQTGVAYLDYGKKHIIAGQVFDIASRQPVGGSAQAARQERKDHLDPATLTTDNALVLGNPKGKKKLYVFTDPECPYCAKAHVELKKLAAMEPDLAIYIKLFPLKMHPKAYDKSRVILSRNSMELLDQSFAGKPLPAATDKDAKKPVDDTISFAAANGINSTPTLVLQNGRIVVGYQDAAAMQQLLTR